DNA sequence from the Sphingomonas taxi genome:
CCGGTGCTCGCCGCCGTCCCCGCCGACCTGCCGTTCGTCGCCAGCGAGGCGGAGGTCGCCAGCGTGTTCGAGGTGCCGCTCGACTTCCTGCTCGATCCCGCCAATCAGATCGCCGCGAGCGCCGAATGGCGCGGCCGCACGCGCCATTATTACGAGATCCGCTGGCAGGACCGCCGCATCTGGGGCGCGACCGCGGCGATGATCGTCAACCTGTCGCGGCGGCTGGCATGGTGACGCTGCCGCTCGACCGGATCGCCGCGCGCGACGGCTTCAGCCCGCTGGTCGACGTGCTCGGTGGACCGGAGCAGACGCGGCTGGTCGGCGGCGTCGTCCGCGACACGTTGCTCGGGCTCGATCCCGCCGATATCGACCTCGCCACCCGCCTGCTGCCCGAGGACGTGCTCGCGCGGCTTAAGGCGGCGGCCATCCGCGCGGTGCCGACCGGCCTCGCCCACGGCACGATCACCGCGATCCTGCCCGACGGCCCGATCGAGGTGACGACGCTGCGGCATGACGTCTCGACCGACGGCCGCCATGCCGTCGTCGCCTTCACCGACGTCTGGCAGGACGATGCCGCGCGCCGCGACTTCACGATGAACGCGCTCTATGCCGATCCGGCGAGCGGCGACGTCATCGACTATTTCGGCGGTCTCGCAGATCTCGACGCCGGCCGCGTCCGCTTCATCGGCGACGCCTATCGTCGCATCGCCGAGGATCATCTGCGCATCCTCCGCTTCTTCCGCTTCCACGCGCGCTTCGGCGCCGCCGACCAGAACGCCATCGACGCCGAGGGGCTCGACGCCTGCACCGCCCGCGCCAACGACCTGATGGCGCTGTCGCGCGAGCGGATCGCCGCCGAATTGCTCAAGCTGCTCGTCGCGCGCCATGCGGTGCCGGTGATCGCGCTGATGATCGACCGCGGCATCTTCCGCGCGGTGCTGCCCGAGATCACCGATGCGACGCTGTTCGCCACGCTCGCCGAACGCGAGGCCGCCGCCGGCGTCGCCCCCGACGCGATCCGCAGGCTCGCCGCCTTGCTCCCGCGCGAGGCAGCGGAAAGCGTCGGCGCGCGCCTCAAATTGTCGAACATCGATCGCAAGCGGCTGGTCGCCGCGCGCCAGGGCCCGGGCGACGAAGGCCCGCGCGCGCTCGCCTATCGCGTCGGCGCGACGGGCGCGATCGACCGGCTGCTGCTCGCGGGCGAGGATGTCGCGCCGATCCGCGACTGGACACCGCCGGCGCTGCCGATAGGTGGCGGCGCGCTGGTCGAACGCGGTCTGCGCAAGGGACCGGAGGTGGCGGCGGTGCTGCGCCGGATCGAGACGCAATGGCTCGCCGAGGATTTCCCCGACGCAGCCCGCGTGGTTCAGCTCGCCGACGAAGCGGTCCGCGCCGCGACGACCATCGCCAGCGCGTCCGAGGCTTCGAGCGGCCGAGCGTAGAGATAGCCCTGGCCATAGGTGCAGCCCAGCGCCGCCAGCGTCTGCGCCAGTTCGTTGCTCTCGATCCCCTCCGCCGTCGTCCGCATGCCGAGCGCCTGCGCGAGGCTGAGCACCGCGCGCACGATCGCGATCTTGTCGCGGTCGGCAAGCATGCCGGAGACGAAGCTGCGGTCGATCTTGAGGATGTCGATCGGCAGCTTCTGCAGATAGGCGAGGTTGGAATAGCCGGTGCCGAAATCGTCCATCGCCAGCGTCGTGCCGAGCGCCTTCAGCCCGTGCATGATCCCGGCGATCCGATCAGGATCGGTGACGATCGCGCTTTCGGTCAGCTCCAGCACGAACCGCTCGCCGGCGAGATCGTGGCGGATCAGCGCGGCCTCGACCACCGGGGTGATGTCGTCGCGCTGCATCTGGATCGCCGACAGATTGACCGCGATGCGCATCCCGCAATTGCCGCCGCATTCCTCGTCCCACCAGCGCAGCGTCCGCGCCGCCTCGTCCATCGCCCAGCGACCGAGCGGCACGATCAGCCCCGATTCCTCGGCGACCGGAATGAAGTCGCTCGGCATATGCTCGACGCCCTGCGGATCGCGCCAGCGCGCCAGCGCCTCGAACGACACCACCGCACCCGTCGCCAGATCGCAGATCGGCTGGAAGGCGAGGCGCAGCTGCCGGTCGTCGATCGCGCGGCGCAGCGCCGTCTCCATCGCGAATTGCTCGCGCGCCAGCGTGAACGCCTGCGTCTGATAGCTTTCGACCTGGCGCCCGGTCTTGGCGCGCTTGACCGCGAATTGCGCGTTGCGGATCAGTTCCTCGACATCGTCGATCGCGTCATTGCCGTAAGCGATGCCGATCGAACATTCGACGCCGATCTCGTAATCGCTCAGCCGGAACGGTGCCGACAGCGCGCAGCGGATGCGCTCGGCGAGCCGGTTGGCCTCGGCGGGATCGTCGTCGACCGCCATCAGGATGCCGAATTCGTCGCCGCCGATCCGCGCGAGCGAATCGCGCGCGCGCAGCACGCCCTTGATCCGGCGCGCGACGGTGATCAGCAATTCGTCGCCGGCGAGGCCGCCGAGACAGGCGTTGAGCCGCCCGAAGCGATCGATGTCGATGACCAGCACCGCATGGCAGCTGCGCTCCGCCTGCACCGCCTCGATCATGTCGCTGAAGCCTTCCCGATTGGGCAGGCCGGTCAGGCTGTCGGTGGTCATCTCGCGACGCAGCGAGCGTTCGGTGTGGATCTGCGCGGTCAGGTCGATGAACGCGATCTGGCAGCGGTCGCGCAGCATCGGCGTCGGCCGCGCGATGGTGACGCGATAATAACGCGAATCGATCACCTGGCCGATCGACCAGTCGAAGTCGATCCGC
Encoded proteins:
- a CDS encoding CCA tRNA nucleotidyltransferase, which codes for MVTLPLDRIAARDGFSPLVDVLGGPEQTRLVGGVVRDTLLGLDPADIDLATRLLPEDVLARLKAAAIRAVPTGLAHGTITAILPDGPIEVTTLRHDVSTDGRHAVVAFTDVWQDDAARRDFTMNALYADPASGDVIDYFGGLADLDAGRVRFIGDAYRRIAEDHLRILRFFRFHARFGAADQNAIDAEGLDACTARANDLMALSRERIAAELLKLLVARHAVPVIALMIDRGIFRAVLPEITDATLFATLAEREAAAGVAPDAIRRLAALLPREAAESVGARLKLSNIDRKRLVAARQGPGDEGPRALAYRVGATGAIDRLLLAGEDVAPIRDWTPPALPIGGGALVERGLRKGPEVAAVLRRIETQWLAEDFPDAARVVQLADEAVRAATTIASASEASSGRA
- a CDS encoding putative bifunctional diguanylate cyclase/phosphodiesterase, producing the protein MATASPDLSSITLAARELFERDLELIPIPTVQVVREGDGFEFLAVNRAYRLAGLGVIADRSPMLAMLGSRIDAFLRTSDVRIDFDWSIGQVIDSRYYRVTIARPTPMLRDRCQIAFIDLTAQIHTERSLRREMTTDSLTGLPNREGFSDMIEAVQAERSCHAVLVIDIDRFGRLNACLGGLAGDELLITVARRIKGVLRARDSLARIGGDEFGILMAVDDDPAEANRLAERIRCALSAPFRLSDYEIGVECSIGIAYGNDAIDDVEELIRNAQFAVKRAKTGRQVESYQTQAFTLAREQFAMETALRRAIDDRQLRLAFQPICDLATGAVVSFEALARWRDPQGVEHMPSDFIPVAEESGLIVPLGRWAMDEAARTLRWWDEECGGNCGMRIAVNLSAIQMQRDDITPVVEAALIRHDLAGERFVLELTESAIVTDPDRIAGIMHGLKALGTTLAMDDFGTGYSNLAYLQKLPIDILKIDRSFVSGMLADRDKIAIVRAVLSLAQALGMRTTAEGIESNELAQTLAALGCTYGQGYLYARPLEASDALAMVVAARTASSAS